A stretch of Pseudomonas sp. LRP2-20 DNA encodes these proteins:
- the msuE gene encoding FMN reductase translates to MSTPLNVVALSGGTTRPSRTLALTEAILAELSQHLHIKPHLIELGDIARPLGAALWRSELPDAVEQQLRLVEKADLLVVASPVYRGSFPGHFKHLFDLIGQDALVDTPVLLAATGGSERHALVLDHQLRPLFSFLQALTLPIGVYASQAELADYRVSSDALGARIRLAAERAVPLFGAHHALRQSA, encoded by the coding sequence ATGAGCACCCCCTTGAACGTCGTAGCCCTGTCCGGCGGCACTACCCGCCCGTCGCGCACCCTGGCCCTGACCGAGGCCATCCTCGCCGAACTCAGCCAGCACCTGCACATCAAGCCGCACCTGATTGAACTGGGCGATATCGCCCGGCCGCTGGGTGCCGCGCTGTGGCGCAGTGAACTGCCCGACGCTGTAGAGCAGCAGCTGCGCCTGGTCGAGAAGGCCGACTTGCTGGTGGTGGCCTCACCCGTTTACCGCGGCAGCTTCCCTGGTCACTTCAAGCACCTGTTCGACCTGATCGGCCAGGACGCGCTGGTCGATACCCCGGTACTGCTCGCCGCCACCGGTGGCAGCGAACGCCACGCGCTGGTGCTCGACCACCAGCTACGCCCGCTGTTCAGCTTCCTGCAGGCCCTGACCCTGCCAATCGGCGTGTATGCCAGCCAGGCCGAGCTGGCCGATTACCGGGTTTCCAGCGATGCCCTTGGCGCACGTATCCGCCTGGCCGCCGAGCGCGCCGTGCCGCTGTTCGGCGCCCATCACGCACTCCGTCAAAGCGCCTGA